In Archangium violaceum, the following are encoded in one genomic region:
- a CDS encoding biotin-dependent carboxyltransferase family protein has protein sequence MDATWEVLDVGGAVLVQDGGRAGSMHQGVPPGGALVPEWLAAANRAVGNVWSAAALECYGRLELRLHGRSAWVSVDGRAFQVEDGGRVSVPAPDGAVVRYVAVEGGLAVPEVLGGRGTLPVARFGGLEGRLLKRGDVLPLGPGGGARVETTGTAPSLESEVRVVLGPDLGFFGAGAAEVLLDGTFTVSDSSDRVGMRLHGPRLPQADAGSGLSGPMVRGAIQVPSSGEAIVLGPDHPTMGGYPVLAVVIRADWGSLAARRPGAPVRFRAVDLDEARDLWSRLAPA, from the coding sequence ATGGACGCAACGTGGGAGGTGCTCGACGTCGGCGGGGCGGTGCTGGTGCAGGACGGGGGACGCGCGGGCAGCATGCACCAGGGGGTGCCACCCGGCGGCGCGCTGGTGCCCGAGTGGCTGGCCGCGGCCAATCGCGCGGTGGGCAACGTGTGGAGCGCGGCGGCGCTGGAGTGTTACGGGCGGCTGGAGCTGCGGCTGCACGGGCGGAGCGCGTGGGTGTCGGTGGACGGCCGGGCCTTCCAGGTGGAGGACGGCGGGCGCGTCTCGGTGCCGGCGCCCGATGGGGCGGTGGTGCGCTACGTGGCCGTGGAGGGCGGGCTCGCCGTGCCCGAGGTGCTCGGCGGGCGGGGCACGCTGCCGGTGGCGCGGTTCGGCGGTCTCGAGGGCCGCTTGCTCAAGCGCGGGGACGTGCTGCCGCTCGGGCCTGGAGGTGGCGCCCGGGTGGAGACGACGGGCACGGCGCCGTCGCTGGAGTCCGAGGTGCGCGTGGTGCTCGGGCCGGACCTGGGCTTCTTCGGCGCGGGCGCGGCGGAGGTGCTGCTGGATGGCACCTTCACCGTGTCGGACTCGAGCGACCGTGTGGGCATGCGGCTGCACGGGCCGAGGTTGCCGCAGGCCGACGCGGGCTCGGGACTGTCCGGACCGATGGTGCGCGGCGCCATCCAGGTGCCATCCTCGGGAGAGGCCATCGTGCTCGGGCCGGACCATCCCACCATGGGCGGCTACCCGGTGCTCGCGGTGGTCATCCGCGCGGACTGGGGCAGTCTGGCCGCTCGCAGGCCGGGAGCGCCGGTGAGGTTCCGCGCGGTGGACCTGGACGAGGCGCGCGACCTCTGGAGCCGGCTCGCTCCCGCGTAG